In Leptolyngbya sp. FACHB-261, one DNA window encodes the following:
- a CDS encoding putative baseplate assembly protein, whose protein sequence is MSTPNDANASAQPYNRPGLPALTYRIGDYAAFRQRLLARLPLALSPENDPNQGGPLAKLTTRASDDPAIALLDAWAVVADVLTFYQERIANEGYLRTATERRSVLELARAIGYELNPGVAASTVLAFTVDESPGTAGVATVPQGTQVVSIPGQDELPQTFETRDEIVARAEWNALKPRPTRPQTINQHSQSLYLQGLTSQLQPGSQILLVGEGSPPAEHLLTLTTVQPIPQAGHTLVAWEQLALPPIEATLQNPKVFAFRQRVSLFGSSAPRWQTMPVELQRAAVLAAQSTIPGGVFASTNNGSWSSVSTGLPSTDILCLTLDPATGYLFVGTPGNGIFRSTDRGTTWTAINTGLANLSIQTLTCLDKMLLAGTPGGGVFRSKDNGDTWAAIGIGSVRVKSNPEQPNRWGSINTGLPNTVVRALSTHVLPGRLGQGTVSGDGMPLRGENTDFQQQLLLGDAIIIERQTRIVTAIGPDQTIEIDVPFATPLVSKNLSIDSRTYIFAGTDDGVYCSLDQGKNWQLKGLPSKAIRSLLVTTTRLMSGKITSCGTQVLGKGTSFKKNLRRGDVIVVSNQKRTVAEIISDTELQLDLAFTPNLSEASQFSSGKEITYIFAGTDDSIHCSEDLGESWSPKSPSGNKTVHTLLAYEDAGSHYVLAGTNQGFYRSKDQGEHWQHSNLSEEHRASAIRSLAFDKRETGPVIYAGTDSGVFSSSDRGVNWRLCQNQPTAIEITALAVNKNGEVFAGTRFVNFTAESSQAAASRNSPVYTDWPNFQVETQAVDLDSLYPQILAGSRFVLLVSEPESKLAARKVSDLSTVLRRDFALEAKVTRLVPNSAIQANSFGLRDTIALIQSEPLQLAEEPLTVTVQQGQIFSDPIVSNKILLSQFVAGLQAGQMLIVSGKRIRATINTIGGVFHLPQRSATWQRKSQGLTDSRIQALALHPNNPNSDLFAGTPSGVFVRQQNSEAWQAINEGLTSLEVQAIAIHPDGSVFVGTNNGVFCLPNERKLWVPINTGLVHPQVRTLAIQQNGNLFAGTKDGGVFLLVNGGQTWSQTGLTNTDIQVLAIGPNGNSSIFAGSLDGAVFCSKDNGNSWQNLSQGLPNTSITAIVAYQDQQSHEQVLIGTADSGVFRLNRSSDTGPWEPFNINLTDMKIRCLAVNSTSEVEQIFAGSASGTVFRSDSLAPGWEAVQVSLINTEIRALIVGPSNQIWAGGPGILLSPEGFAAVELRQGDQVQVMAPPTLAVNVPEMNATETNETIANSATAQNWTLLDKNGFIGHLTTLQPSDISLQPALADDPMISEISVVANPPEDQQKPILVLQAPLQNSYDPTTTTLCANAVHATHGETVLEALGSGDGNEANMQFILKKPPLTYVSAPTASGAESTLNVHVNGVLWQNVPSLAELAALDHSYITRIDDDGTTTLTFGDGERGARLPTGQENLTASYRSGLGPAGEVAAGSLSLLKTRPLGILEVTNPLPALGAAAPETQNEARAKAPASVRTLDRIVSLRDFEDFALAFAGIGKAQVAALWNGESQLAQLTVAARGGGPVPQGSRLYENLVQAIDAARDPVQLAQVDSYEQLLFNLEAKVLVDSRYPMDAVLAQINTALRETFSFEKRQFGQDVTTSEVIAAIQAIAGVVAVDLDALYRLGFSKTLEKVLPASPARWNASNRQVQPAQLLLLNAAGVTLSAELTP, encoded by the coding sequence GTGAGCACTCCCAACGATGCCAATGCCTCGGCACAACCTTACAACCGGCCTGGTTTGCCAGCGCTGACTTATCGGATTGGCGACTATGCCGCTTTTCGCCAGCGTCTATTGGCTCGGTTGCCCCTGGCCCTGAGCCCTGAGAATGATCCGAATCAGGGTGGCCCACTCGCCAAACTCACCACCCGCGCTAGTGATGACCCTGCGATCGCTCTGCTCGATGCTTGGGCAGTGGTCGCCGATGTGCTGACTTTCTATCAGGAGCGGATTGCCAACGAGGGCTATCTGCGCACTGCCACTGAACGCCGTTCGGTTTTGGAATTGGCTCGTGCCATTGGTTACGAGCTGAACCCAGGCGTTGCTGCCAGTACAGTCCTAGCCTTTACCGTAGATGAGAGCCCAGGGACTGCGGGCGTAGCCACTGTGCCCCAAGGAACGCAGGTAGTCAGTATTCCTGGTCAGGACGAACTGCCCCAGACTTTCGAAACCAGGGACGAGATTGTTGCTCGGGCTGAGTGGAATGCACTCAAGCCGAGGCCAACTAGGCCCCAAACTATCAATCAACACAGTCAGAGTCTCTATCTTCAGGGTCTAACCTCTCAATTACAGCCGGGCAGCCAGATCCTGCTGGTTGGTGAAGGCAGCCCCCCTGCTGAGCATCTGCTGACGCTGACTACAGTGCAACCGATTCCTCAGGCAGGCCATACCCTGGTGGCTTGGGAACAGCTTGCACTCCCACCGATCGAGGCTACCCTTCAAAACCCCAAGGTGTTTGCCTTTCGGCAACGGGTTTCACTGTTTGGCAGCAGTGCTCCTCGATGGCAGACGATGCCCGTTGAACTACAGCGGGCAGCTGTGCTGGCAGCTCAGAGCACGATTCCAGGCGGCGTCTTTGCCAGCACCAATAACGGATCCTGGTCCTCGGTTAGCACTGGACTACCCAGTACGGACATCCTTTGCCTCACCCTGGATCCAGCGACAGGCTACCTGTTTGTAGGCACCCCTGGCAATGGAATTTTCCGGTCTACAGACAGAGGCACAACCTGGACCGCAATCAATACCGGCTTAGCAAACCTAAGCATCCAAACTCTTACTTGCCTCGACAAAATGCTCTTAGCTGGAACGCCCGGAGGAGGCGTTTTTCGCTCTAAAGATAATGGAGATACCTGGGCAGCCATCGGCATCGGCAGTGTTCGGGTCAAATCGAATCCCGAGCAACCGAACCGTTGGGGCTCAATCAATACAGGCTTGCCCAACACCGTTGTGCGGGCTTTATCAACTCACGTCCTACCGGGTCGATTGGGTCAGGGCACTGTTTCTGGAGATGGTATGCCCCTTAGGGGAGAGAACACCGATTTTCAGCAACAGTTGTTGTTAGGAGATGCAATTATTATCGAGCGACAAACTCGGATCGTCACTGCAATTGGTCCCGATCAAACGATAGAAATCGATGTTCCTTTCGCCACACCGTTAGTTAGCAAAAACCTCTCAATTGACAGCAGAACTTATATCTTTGCAGGCACGGATGATGGAGTTTATTGTTCGCTCGACCAGGGTAAAAACTGGCAGCTGAAAGGTCTGCCCAGCAAAGCTATTCGCTCGCTTCTGGTTACCACTACTCGCTTGATGTCTGGCAAAATTACTAGCTGTGGCACTCAGGTTTTGGGTAAGGGCACCAGCTTTAAAAAGAATCTGCGGCGAGGCGATGTAATCGTTGTCAGCAATCAAAAAAGAACCGTAGCTGAAATTATTTCTGACACTGAACTACAGCTTGACCTGGCCTTCACTCCAAATCTAAGTGAGGCATCGCAATTTTCCAGTGGCAAGGAAATTACCTATATTTTTGCAGGAACTGATGATAGTATTCATTGCTCTGAAGATCTAGGTGAAAGCTGGTCTCCAAAAAGCCCAAGCGGGAATAAGACCGTTCATACTCTGCTGGCCTACGAAGACGCTGGTAGTCATTATGTCTTGGCTGGAACTAATCAGGGTTTCTATCGCTCCAAGGATCAGGGAGAGCACTGGCAGCACAGCAACTTGTCGGAGGAACACAGAGCCAGTGCTATTCGTTCATTAGCTTTTGACAAGCGTGAAACAGGTCCAGTTATCTATGCTGGAACTGACAGTGGTGTGTTTAGCTCCAGTGATAGAGGAGTTAATTGGCGCTTATGTCAAAACCAGCCAACTGCAATCGAAATTACTGCACTCGCTGTAAACAAAAACGGTGAAGTTTTTGCCGGAACCCGTTTTGTTAACTTTACTGCTGAATCCAGCCAGGCAGCTGCAAGCCGAAATAGTCCTGTTTACACAGATTGGCCCAACTTTCAGGTTGAAACGCAAGCTGTTGATCTAGATAGTCTCTACCCACAAATCCTTGCAGGTAGTCGTTTTGTTCTCCTGGTTTCTGAGCCTGAATCAAAGCTGGCAGCGCGTAAAGTCAGCGATCTTTCTACGGTCCTGCGCCGAGATTTTGCCCTGGAGGCAAAGGTCACACGTTTAGTTCCCAACTCTGCAATTCAAGCCAACAGTTTTGGCCTGCGCGACACTATTGCCTTGATCCAAAGTGAGCCCCTGCAACTGGCTGAGGAGCCTCTAACCGTAACGGTACAGCAGGGCCAGATTTTTAGCGATCCGATTGTTAGCAATAAAATTTTGCTCAGCCAGTTTGTAGCAGGACTGCAAGCCGGTCAAATGCTAATTGTTAGCGGTAAACGCATTCGCGCCACTATCAACACGATTGGTGGAGTTTTTCATCTGCCACAGAGGAGCGCAACCTGGCAGCGCAAGTCTCAGGGCTTAACTGACTCCAGAATTCAAGCTTTAGCTCTGCACCCAAATAATCCAAATAGTGATCTTTTTGCGGGCACCCCAAGCGGTGTATTTGTGCGTCAGCAGAACTCTGAAGCCTGGCAAGCAATCAATGAAGGATTGACTAGTCTAGAGGTCCAAGCCATCGCCATCCACCCAGATGGCTCGGTATTTGTTGGCACGAACAATGGCGTTTTTTGTCTCCCGAATGAGCGCAAGCTGTGGGTACCTATTAATACAGGTCTTGTGCATCCTCAAGTGCGAACCCTGGCGATTCAACAAAATGGCAATCTCTTCGCTGGAACCAAGGATGGCGGTGTTTTTCTCCTGGTCAATGGTGGTCAAACTTGGAGCCAAACTGGCTTAACTAATACAGATATTCAAGTCTTAGCCATTGGTCCCAACGGTAACAGCAGTATTTTTGCAGGCAGCCTTGATGGCGCTGTCTTTTGCTCCAAAGATAATGGCAACAGTTGGCAAAACCTGAGCCAGGGCTTACCCAATACCAGCATTACTGCAATCGTCGCTTATCAAGATCAGCAATCGCATGAGCAGGTTTTGATTGGAACCGCTGATAGTGGTGTCTTTCGCTTGAACCGCTCCTCGGATACAGGCCCTTGGGAGCCGTTCAATATCAATCTCACCGATATGAAGATCCGCTGTCTTGCAGTGAATTCTACTAGTGAGGTAGAGCAAATTTTTGCAGGTAGCGCCAGTGGAACTGTCTTCCGTTCTGACAGCCTAGCTCCTGGTTGGGAAGCAGTTCAGGTGAGCTTGATCAATACAGAGATTCGAGCACTCATTGTTGGCCCATCTAACCAAATATGGGCTGGTGGACCTGGGATCTTGCTTTCCCCAGAGGGTTTTGCAGCTGTTGAACTGAGGCAGGGAGATCAAGTGCAGGTTATGGCACCGCCTACCCTGGCAGTGAATGTCCCGGAAATGAATGCCACGGAAACGAACGAAACTATTGCTAATTCAGCAACTGCTCAAAACTGGACTTTATTAGATAAAAACGGCTTTATTGGCCACCTGACAACCCTGCAGCCCAGTGACATTAGCCTGCAACCGGCTCTAGCTGATGATCCAATGATTAGCGAGATTAGTGTGGTTGCAAACCCACCCGAAGACCAGCAAAAACCGATTTTGGTGTTGCAGGCTCCCTTGCAAAATAGCTACGACCCCACCACCACGACCCTTTGTGCAAACGCTGTACACGCCACCCATGGTGAAACGGTGCTTGAGGCTCTAGGCAGTGGTGATGGCAATGAGGCGAACATGCAGTTCATTTTGAAAAAACCGCCTCTGACCTATGTCTCAGCTCCTACAGCAAGTGGAGCTGAAAGCACTTTGAACGTGCACGTCAACGGTGTGCTCTGGCAGAATGTGCCCTCATTGGCAGAATTGGCTGCCCTCGACCATAGCTACATCACCCGGATTGATGACGATGGCACGACCACTTTGACCTTTGGCGATGGCGAACGGGGAGCGCGCTTACCCACCGGTCAGGAGAACCTGACTGCCAGTTATCGCAGTGGGCTTGGGCCAGCAGGCGAGGTTGCGGCTGGCAGTCTGAGCCTACTGAAAACTCGACCTCTAGGCATTCTGGAGGTTACCAACCCGCTGCCTGCACTCGGAGCGGCGGCACCCGAAACCCAGAATGAGGCTCGCGCTAAGGCTCCAGCCAGCGTGCGCACCCTAGATCGCATTGTTTCTCTGCGGGACTTTGAGGATTTTGCCCTTGCCTTTGCTGGCATCGGCAAGGCTCAAGTAGCTGCGCTGTGGAACGGCGAGAGCCAACTGGCTCAGCTCACAGTTGCGGCTAGAGGGGGAGGACCTGTTCCTCAAGGCTCCAGGCTCTACGAAAACCTAGTTCAAGCCATTGATGCAGCTCGCGATCCAGTACAGCTTGCTCAAGTTGATTCCTACGAGCAATTGCTATTTAACTTGGAGGCCAAAGTGCTGGTTGATTCTCGCTATCCCATGGATGCTGTTTTAGCCCAGATCAATACTGCTCTCCGTGAAACCTTTAGTTTTGAAAAACGCCAATTTGGTCAAGATGTTACTACCTCAGAAGTGATTGCAGCTATTCAGGCAATCGCGGGTGTGGTGGCCGTTGATCTCGATGCTTTATATCGCCTTGGTTTCAGCAAAACCTTAGAAAAGGTGCTACCCGCTAGCCCTGCCCGCTGGAACGCCTCAAACAGGCAAGTTCAACCGGCTCAGCTGTTATTACTCAATGCAGCCGGTGTCACCCTGAGCGCAGAGCTGACGCCATGA
- a CDS encoding phage late control D family protein, with the protein MAPGIQLTLLIGPTVPRPAPAALVEALQSVEVTHSDAGRSGFQLVLKLGRSGSTDLQDYKLLKDPLLQPFNRLVLTVTLNARVQVLMDGIITNQQFSPNVTPGGSTLTITGEDVSLMLDLEEKSVGHPAQDETIIATQILSQYSRYGLLPEIVKPPVVDRPSITERLPVQLVTDLQYLQALAQRYAYVFYVTPGPKVGTNTAYWGPPKRKTQPQRALSVNLGPQTNVESLNFENNALSATTIEGRVQDRKTNRQLPVQDLTSDRIPLVKQPALQSQSRVRRIQFRETGRDNLQASAYAQAMIDRSVDEVVSVSGELDTLRYGDLLQPRGVVGLRGVGYSYDGRYYVKKVTHRLRHGEYKQSFTITREGLGTTDLRVRV; encoded by the coding sequence ATGGCCCCTGGCATTCAACTGACTTTATTAATTGGGCCTACTGTACCGAGGCCAGCACCAGCCGCACTTGTGGAGGCACTGCAAAGTGTCGAGGTAACTCACAGTGATGCAGGGCGTTCTGGCTTCCAACTTGTCTTGAAGCTAGGGCGCTCTGGCTCTACAGATCTACAGGATTACAAGCTACTTAAAGATCCCTTGCTTCAGCCTTTCAACCGACTGGTGCTAACGGTCACGCTTAATGCCAGAGTCCAGGTGCTGATGGATGGCATTATTACTAACCAGCAATTTTCGCCCAATGTCACCCCGGGCGGCTCGACGCTCACAATCACTGGCGAAGACGTCAGTCTGATGCTGGACCTGGAAGAGAAATCGGTCGGGCACCCGGCACAAGACGAAACAATTATTGCTACCCAGATCTTGTCCCAGTACAGCCGTTACGGTCTGCTTCCGGAGATCGTTAAACCACCCGTGGTTGACCGACCCTCAATCACTGAGCGGCTGCCTGTACAACTCGTCACGGATTTGCAATATCTGCAAGCGCTGGCCCAACGCTATGCTTACGTGTTCTACGTTACGCCTGGCCCTAAAGTTGGCACCAACACAGCTTATTGGGGACCGCCCAAACGCAAGACCCAACCGCAAAGAGCCCTCTCGGTCAACTTGGGACCGCAGACCAATGTAGAATCGCTCAACTTCGAAAACAACGCCCTGTCTGCCACCACGATTGAGGGCAGAGTGCAGGACCGCAAAACCAATCGGCAGTTGCCTGTGCAGGACTTGACCAGCGACCGGATCCCTCTGGTCAAGCAACCTGCCCTACAAAGCCAGTCTCGCGTGCGGCGCATCCAGTTTCGTGAGACGGGCCGCGACAACCTACAAGCCTCTGCCTATGCCCAGGCGATGATCGATCGTTCTGTAGATGAGGTGGTCAGTGTCAGCGGCGAACTCGATACGCTGCGCTACGGCGACCTGCTGCAACCACGCGGCGTGGTTGGCTTACGCGGTGTGGGTTATAGCTACGACGGGCGCTACTACGTCAAAAAAGTTACCCATCGTTTGCGTCATGGGGAATACAAACAGAGTTTCACGATTACGCGAGAGGGCCTGGGTACAACCGACTTGAGGGTGAGAGTATGA
- a CDS encoding GPW/gp25 family protein encodes MHQYQIGYPLAVNGRGRTTDATEEQHIRQLIEQVLFTTPGERVNRPNFGCGLRQLIFAPNRDELAAATQFLVQGALEQWLGEVIEVEAVEIESEAARLQVTVQYLIRRTQQDQIAQFSREA; translated from the coding sequence ATGCATCAGTATCAAATTGGCTATCCCCTAGCGGTAAATGGGCGAGGACGGACCACGGATGCTACTGAAGAACAGCACATTCGGCAACTGATCGAGCAGGTGTTGTTTACAACACCAGGAGAACGGGTCAATCGCCCTAACTTTGGTTGCGGTCTGAGACAGTTAATTTTCGCGCCCAACAGAGATGAATTAGCAGCAGCCACGCAATTTTTGGTGCAAGGGGCATTAGAGCAATGGTTGGGTGAAGTGATCGAGGTGGAGGCCGTAGAAATCGAGAGCGAAGCGGCTCGCTTGCAAGTCACCGTGCAATATCTAATTCGCCGCACCCAGCAAGACCAGATTGCTCAATTTTCGCGTGAGGCTTGA
- a CDS encoding phage baseplate assembly protein V, protein MRRFFGKYRGKITANKDPFYLGRVQVSVPSIFGEGRQSWAMPCTPYAGKDIGWFAIPPVDTNIWVEFEGGDPDYPIWTGCFWGQNELPQNAKVDDPVKVQVFRTEGITCTLSNLGNNKGVTLEVETPVVQRPLKLVFNDDGIEINNKDTITAKLTADKIELKNGESSTVTLTSNSIELKESAIEIKLTASSIDLNCSPATIKLSTSSGLELINSPASAKLSSSGVELNATPAAVKITPSQVELSLIAANVKLTPVGVNINNGALEVT, encoded by the coding sequence ATGAGGCGATTTTTCGGTAAGTACCGCGGCAAGATTACCGCCAACAAAGACCCTTTCTACTTAGGCCGGGTTCAAGTGAGTGTACCTTCCATTTTTGGCGAGGGCCGCCAGAGTTGGGCGATGCCCTGCACCCCTTATGCGGGCAAGGATATCGGTTGGTTTGCTATTCCACCTGTGGACACCAACATCTGGGTGGAATTCGAAGGCGGCGATCCTGACTATCCCATTTGGACTGGCTGCTTTTGGGGTCAGAACGAGCTGCCTCAAAATGCCAAAGTTGACGATCCAGTCAAGGTTCAAGTTTTCAGAACAGAGGGTATTACCTGCACATTGAGCAATTTAGGCAATAACAAAGGCGTGACCCTTGAAGTAGAAACTCCCGTAGTTCAGAGGCCACTCAAGCTTGTGTTCAATGACGATGGAATTGAAATCAATAATAAAGACACAATAACTGCTAAATTAACAGCGGATAAAATCGAACTAAAAAATGGTGAATCATCCACAGTTACCCTGACTTCTAATTCGATTGAACTTAAAGAAAGTGCCATTGAGATCAAACTCACTGCCAGTAGCATCGACCTTAATTGCTCGCCAGCAACGATCAAGTTGAGCACTTCTTCCGGCCTGGAGCTAATTAATAGTCCGGCTAGCGCCAAGTTGAGCTCATCTGGGGTTGAACTCAACGCTACCCCTGCTGCTGTCAAAATAACCCCATCACAGGTCGAACTCAGCCTCATAGCCGCCAATGTCAAGCTCACTCCTGTTGGTGTAAATATCAACAATGGTGCCCTGGAGGTGACTTAA
- a CDS encoding putative baseplate assembly protein, with the protein MSSQYRCKNERRRAEIRKRPIVNGIDYLEVSPDQKTLSVHFIYPLPGPEQNNAVPDNRKLLQAANVAISGGTRREVQVESVSSFAEVLTLRVKAPGDFSTYTLRLVDSPTGSSPPVGFDPQLSQVDFSFRVENFSEFDCQPAASPTSPRQPPPAIDYLAKDYASFRQLMLDRLAVTMPTWQERNPADLGVALVELVSYAADYLSYYQDAVATEAYLGTARKRVSVRRHARLLDYFLHDGCNARAWVVIEVNSGATANEKTGETGKTQQGSPATLPAGTRLLTRVERLPTILEQSEFETAHPGAQVFETMHDLALQASRNEIHFYTWQDEQCCLPVGATQATLQSSEGLRQWPLAPGDVLLFEEKFGPNSGQAADADPAHRHAVRLTQVTLNRDPLFDQEVIEVQWSREDALPFELCLSTVLEGKPYANVSVARGNVVLVDHGYTYVESLAPTPSEGRYRPRLKFGPLTQQGYVQDQRTQWVRFDPTASASAALRWQMRDVMPSISLQETQGQKQTWQVQRDLLNSDRFATEFVVETEDDGRAYVRFGDNTLGKQPEAENHFQAIYRIGNGQAGNVGAEAIAHVFPSGRGVQGGESASGLESLIINIRNPLPARGGMDPEPIEQVRLYAPQSFRIQKRAVTEADYAAVTQRFPGVRKAVATRRWTGSWYTIFITVDREGGQPVDAQFEEQLRTFLERFRLAGHDLNIDGPRFVPLQIGLNVEVGSDYFHSAVKQALFEAFSAQTLANGRPGFFNPDNFTFGQPVYLSQVIATAMQIAGVRSVVATQFQRWQQPPQGELEAGEISFERLEIACLDSDPNAPENGRISFEMRGGR; encoded by the coding sequence ATGAGCAGCCAGTATCGTTGCAAAAATGAGCGGCGACGAGCTGAAATTCGTAAACGGCCCATTGTAAATGGCATCGATTATCTGGAAGTGTCCCCAGACCAAAAAACGCTGAGTGTTCATTTTATCTATCCGCTGCCTGGGCCTGAGCAGAACAATGCCGTCCCTGACAACCGCAAACTTTTACAAGCAGCTAACGTGGCGATTTCAGGCGGCACGCGCAGAGAAGTGCAGGTCGAATCGGTTAGTTCATTTGCTGAAGTTCTTACCCTTAGAGTTAAAGCACCTGGTGATTTTTCAACCTACACTTTGCGTCTGGTTGACTCCCCTACCGGTTCATCGCCACCCGTAGGCTTCGATCCACAACTGTCTCAAGTCGATTTTTCGTTTCGGGTCGAGAACTTCAGCGAGTTTGACTGTCAACCTGCGGCATCACCGACGAGCCCCAGGCAACCGCCGCCTGCCATCGATTATCTAGCCAAAGATTACGCCAGCTTCCGCCAACTCATGCTCGACCGGTTGGCGGTCACCATGCCAACTTGGCAAGAACGTAATCCAGCAGATCTGGGAGTGGCACTGGTTGAACTGGTGTCCTATGCCGCCGACTACCTCAGCTACTACCAAGATGCTGTGGCAACTGAAGCCTATCTCGGTACCGCCCGCAAGCGGGTTTCAGTGCGTCGTCATGCCCGTTTGCTCGACTACTTCTTGCACGATGGCTGCAATGCTCGGGCTTGGGTTGTTATTGAGGTCAATTCAGGCGCAACGGCCAATGAGAAAACAGGGGAAACCGGAAAGACACAACAGGGATCCCCTGCCACCCTCCCAGCGGGCACTCGCCTGCTGACGAGGGTTGAACGCTTACCCACAATCCTTGAGCAAAGCGAGTTTGAAACCGCTCATCCAGGGGCACAAGTTTTTGAAACGATGCATGACTTGGCCCTACAGGCCTCTCGCAATGAAATCCACTTCTATACCTGGCAAGACGAGCAGTGTTGCCTGCCAGTGGGTGCGACTCAGGCAACTCTACAGAGCAGTGAAGGACTGCGCCAATGGCCTCTTGCCCCAGGCGATGTGCTGCTCTTTGAAGAGAAGTTCGGACCTAATAGTGGTCAGGCTGCGGACGCAGACCCGGCTCACCGTCATGCCGTGCGCTTGACTCAAGTCACGCTAAACCGAGATCCTCTATTTGATCAGGAGGTCATCGAAGTGCAGTGGTCACGTGAGGATGCCCTGCCCTTTGAGCTGTGCCTGTCTACCGTGCTTGAGGGTAAACCCTATGCCAATGTGAGCGTGGCACGGGGCAATGTAGTGTTGGTTGATCACGGCTATACCTATGTAGAAAGCCTCGCTCCTACTCCCTCTGAGGGGCGCTATCGACCCCGCTTAAAATTTGGGCCATTAACCCAACAAGGTTACGTTCAAGATCAGCGCACGCAATGGGTGCGTTTCGACCCTACAGCCTCAGCGAGCGCCGCTTTACGCTGGCAAATGCGTGATGTCATGCCTAGCATTTCGCTACAAGAAACGCAGGGACAAAAACAGACCTGGCAGGTGCAACGGGACTTGCTGAATAGCGATCGCTTCGCAACCGAATTTGTGGTTGAAACTGAGGATGATGGGCGCGCCTATGTGCGCTTTGGCGATAATACTTTGGGCAAGCAGCCAGAAGCGGAGAATCACTTTCAAGCCATCTATCGAATTGGCAATGGTCAAGCCGGTAATGTTGGGGCGGAAGCGATTGCTCACGTATTTCCCAGCGGTAGAGGGGTCCAAGGTGGAGAATCAGCCAGTGGCCTAGAGAGCCTGATTATCAACATTCGCAATCCCCTACCCGCACGCGGCGGCATGGATCCTGAACCGATTGAGCAGGTCCGGCTCTATGCACCGCAGTCCTTCCGCATCCAAAAACGAGCGGTCACTGAAGCTGATTATGCTGCCGTTACCCAACGTTTTCCTGGCGTGCGCAAAGCGGTGGCAACGCGACGTTGGACAGGTAGCTGGTACACCATTTTCATCACTGTAGACCGGGAGGGTGGGCAGCCCGTTGATGCACAATTCGAAGAGCAGCTACGGACTTTTTTAGAACGTTTTCGCCTAGCCGGTCACGACTTGAATATCGATGGCCCTCGCTTCGTACCTCTCCAGATTGGGCTGAATGTGGAAGTGGGTTCTGACTACTTTCATAGTGCAGTTAAGCAGGCATTATTTGAAGCCTTTAGCGCTCAAACTTTAGCCAATGGTCGGCCTGGCTTTTTCAATCCAGATAACTTTACGTTTGGGCAACCGGTCTACTTGAGCCAAGTCATTGCCACTGCCATGCAGATAGCCGGTGTTCGCTCTGTGGTAGCCACTCAGTTTCAGCGCTGGCAACAGCCGCCCCAGGGTGAATTAGAAGCGGGTGAAATCAGTTTTGAGCGCTTAGAAATCGCTTGCCTAGATAGTGATCCAAACGCTCCAGAAAACGGCAGGATCTCCTTTGAAATGCGAGGTGGGCGGTGA